From Nymphaea colorata isolate Beijing-Zhang1983 chromosome 6, ASM883128v2, whole genome shotgun sequence, a single genomic window includes:
- the LOC116256172 gene encoding E3 UFM1-protein ligase 1 homolog encodes MDQELVELQRQFEAAQQAKSSIRLSERNVVELVTKLQELRIIDFDLIHTSSGKEYITLDQLKLEIESEIKKLRRVSLIELADTIGVDLYHVERQAREIVANSQELMLIQGEIMSESYWDSISEEVNERLQECSQIALAELAAQLHVSSELISNVVEPRLGRIVKGRLEGGQLYTPSYIARVNAMVRGAVRGITVPTNLSTVWNSLQQLLQETDGAVGISVEASLFQSLFNEILKEKEVLGSLRAGMHWTPAVFALAQRESIESFFSQNSYINYDVLHKLAVAQPKQYLQSRYPEGIPLETVFVHPSMVEMLDAAVEDAIEHASWIDSLSVLPSFFGHQDAAKLLSHCPLVQSSFRNAKAVLLGEIYILSTAFIKSVFSQMELKVDDCIQAKLSSSHGTHDSSCSSSMSNSKDDSGINGDESSGGKHLEKGSKKKKNKSTVSTKSGGSENNHETLSNLPTKNKKHQGKGRDSNTSQVSDTKPSTKKESSKFRDDELDSLSEEWMCQQILELFPDFEGHDGPDSLVMALVMHLRPMLLSSWKERRNAVLMATADRRRRMIENMQRKLDESSLEMQLFGKALDLFEDDPSISLVLHRHLLRTMGASIVDWFLINLDIYNKLNTGGAVEEIQISEPPSLGSAERQSIIKSLPRSLSMKALLVVEALEGKQVDTFMNALWEMAEESGLSVKKLDKKLERTMLHSYRKDLLTQVSAETDPVALLPKVISLLYLQVYNKVLQAPGRAISAAVSKLKDKLDVSAYTTISEYHAATVTLLSLLSAATDDEMDCTADRILSKREFLESRMPALKALVSGNSSSTS; translated from the exons atggatcaAGAGTTGGTGGAACTGCAGAGGCAATTCGAGGCGGCGCAGCAGGCCAAGTCGAGCATAAGGCTATCGGAGAGGAACGTGGTGGAGTTGGTCACGAAGCTCCAGGAACTCCGCATCATCGACTTCGACCTCATCCACACGAGCTCCGGCAAGGAGTACATCACCCtc GACCAGCTGAAGTTAGAGATTGAatctgaaattaaaaaattgaggcGTGTTTCTCTTATTGAGCTTGCTGACACAATTGGTGTGGACTTGTACCATGTTGAAAGGCAAGCTCGGGAAATTGTGGCAAATAGTCAAGAACTCATGCTTATACAGGGGGAGATAATGTCAGAATCATATTGGGATAGCATATCTGAAGAAGTCAATGAAAGACTTCAGGAGTGCAGTCAGATTGCATTGGCAGAGCTTGCAGCTCAGTTGCATGTTAGCTCAGAACTCATATCTAATGTGGTGGAACCTCGCCTTGGAAGAATT GTGAAAGGGAGACTAGAAGGTGGGCAATTGTACACTCCTTCATATATTGCTCGTGTTAATGCCATGGTCCGAGGAGCTGTGAGGGGAATTACAGTTCCAACAAATTTATCTACTGTTTGGAACTCCTTGCAGCAGTTGCTACAAGAAACTGATGGTGCTGTTGGAATTTCTGTTGAGGCTTCACTCTTCCAATCACTGTTCAATGAaatcttgaaagaaaaggaagtccTAGGGTCACTTCGGGCAGGAATGCACTGGACACCAGCT GTTTTTGCACTTGCTCAAAGGGAGAGCATAGAGTCTTTCTTTTCACAG AATTCCTATATAAACTATGATGTTCTTCACAAACTTGCTGTTGCCCAGCCTAAGCAGTATCTACAG TCCAGATATCCTGAAGGTATACCATTGGAGACTGTTTTTGTGCACCCCTCTATGGTTGAGATGTTGGATGCTGCAGTGGAAGATGCTATAGAACATGCTAGCTG GATTGACAGTCTTTCTGTTTTGCCTTCATTTTTTGGGCACCAAGATGCTGCCAAGCTTTTATCCCATTGTCCTTTGGTTCAGAGTTCTTTTAGG AATGCAAAAGCTGTTCTGTTGGgggaaatatatattttgagtACTGCTTTCATCAAG AGTGTTTTCTCCCAAATGGAGTTGAAGGTGGATGACTGTATCCAAGCAAAATTATCTTCTAGTCATGGCACACATGATAGTTCATGCTCCTCCTCTATGTCCAATTCCAAAGATGATTCTGGAATCAATGGGGATGAATCTAGTGGTGGCAAACATCTGGAAAAGGGttccaaaaagaagaagaataaatcTACAGTCTCCACAAAATCTGGTGGGTCTGAAAATAATCATGAAACTCTGTCTAACCTGCCAACAAAGAACAAGAAACATCAAGGAAAAGGCCGGGACAGCAATACTTCTCAAGTCTCTGATACAAAGCCTAGTACAAAGAAAGAATCTAGTAAGTTTAGGGATGATGAACTCGATTCTCTGTCTGAAGAGTGGATGTGTCAGCAGATTCTGGAATTGTTTCCTGATTTTGAAG GCCATGATGGACCAGACTCATTGGTTATGGCTCTGGTGATGCATTTGAGGCCAATGTTGCTATCTTCctggaaggaaagaagaaatgCTGTGCTAATGGCAACTGCTGATAGGAGGAGACGCATGATCGAAAATATGCAGAGAAAGTTGGATGAG AGTTCCCTGGAAATGCAGCTGTTTGGGAAAGCATTGGACCTCTTTGAAGACGATCCTTCAATTTCA CTTGTTTTGCATAGGCATTTGCTTCGAACAATGGGTGCTTCAATTGTCGACTGGTTCTTGATAAATCTG GATATTTACAACAAGCTAAACACAGGTGGTGCAGttgaagaaattcaaatttcagagCCTCCTTCATTGGGTTCTGCAGAGAGGCAATCCATT ATAAAAAGCTTACCTAGGTCACTTTCAATGAAGGCTCTTCTAGTGGTTGAGGCTTTAGAGGGAAAG CAAGTTGATACTTTTATGAATGCATTATGGGAAATGGCAGAAGAAAG TGGTTTATCTGTGAAGAAGCTTGACAAGAAACTGGAGAGAACAATGTTGCATTCATATCGTAAG GATTTGTTGACCCAAGTTAGTGCTGAGACTGATCCTGTTGCCCTTCTGCCAAAAGTTATCTCGCTTTTGTATTTGCAG GTGTATAATAAAGTCCTGCAAGCACCTGGAAGGGCCATATCTGCTGCAGTGTCTAAATTGAAG
- the LOC116256718 gene encoding ankyrin repeat-containing protein At5g02620, which produces MENCKGQQNLRRKKMTKQLTGKRDDTPLHSAARAGDVEAVRQILGECADRAALDDLLCMQNQAGETAFFVAVEYGYVDLAKELLNFVDVACAGIKAKNGYDAFHIATKQGDVDIVKDLLEAIPELANTVDFANTTPLHTAANQGYTEIVNLILETDVGLLRIAKSNGKTALHSAARNGHLEVVIALTSKDPAIVMITDNKGQTALHMAVKGQTLEVVEELLKFGAPLVNAVDKKGNTALHIATRKGRSETVKKLLQVKGINTKIVNRSAETALDTAEKSSQPEIASILRQAGVDYARNISPPNAARELKQSVSDIKHEVHSQIEQEIQTRKGVQRIASGLKKLNADGLNNAINSTTVVAVLIATVAFAAIFTLPGQYVDDPSNVTPKLALGAAFISPQPLFQVFLIFDSSALFISLAVVVVQTSVVVIENKAKKRLMAVINKLMWLACVLISVAFIALSFIVVGGDSIWLAITVAVIGTIVMVTTLGILGFLVVRHRIESSNHKSLRRSSMSLSKTYSFSPASNSEYVPTDHKTIYAL; this is translated from the exons ATGGAGAACTGCAAGGGTCAGCAGAATTtacggaggaagaagatgacgaAGCAGCTCACGGGGAAGAGAGACGACACGCCCCTGCATTCGGCAGCGAGGGCGGGGGACGTGGAAGCGGTGAGGCAGATACTCGGTGAGTGTGCCGATCGCGCTGCTCTGGACGATTTGCTGTGTATGCAGAACCAGGCGGGGGAGACCGCCTTCTTCGTCGCCGTGGAATACGGTTATGTTGATCTTGCGAAGGAGCTTCTGAATTTTGTGGATGTTGCGTGTGCTGGGATCAAGGCCAAAAATGGGTATGACGCGTTTCATATAGCTACAAAGCAAGGAGACGTCG ATATCGTCAAGGACCTCCTGGAAGCCATTCCAGAACTGGCGAACACTGTGGATTTTGCTAATACCACACCATTACACACTGCTGCAAACCAAGGATATACAGAGATTGTAAATTTGATATTAGAAACTGATGTAGGCCTTCTGAGGATTGCAAAGAGCAATGGTAAAACTGCACTGCATTCGGCCGCTAGAAATGGACATTTGGAAGTAGTAATTGCACTAACAAGTAAGGATCCTGCGATTGTCATGATAACTGATAACAAGGGACAGACGGCACTACACATGGCTGTAAAGGGACAGACCCTTGAAGTGGTGGAGGAATTACTCAAGTTTGGAGCTCCATTGGTTAATGCAGTTGACAAGAAAGGAAATACAGCATTGCATATTGCAACACGGAAGGGCCGTTCCGAG ACTGTGAAGAAGCTGCTACAAGTAAAGGGCATCAACACCAAAATCGTGAATAGATCTGCAGAAACTGCTCTCGACACAGCAGAAAAGAGCAGCCAGCCTGAAATTGCATCTATACTAAGGCAAGCTGGTGTTGATTATGCACGAAATATTAGTCCGCCAAATGCTGCAAGAGAACTGAAACAATCAGTCAGTGACATCAAGCATGAGGTGCACTCACAGATCGAGCAAGAGATTCAGACACGAAAAGGGGTCCAACGAATTGCAAGTGGACTCAAGAAACTTAATGCTGATGGACTAAATAATGCAATAAATTCCACTACGGTGGTTGCTGTTCTCATTGCTACTGTCGCTTTTGCTGCCATTTTCACCTTACCTGGTCAGTACGTGGATGATCCATCTAATGTGACCCCAAAACTCGCTCTTGGAGCAGCCTTCATTTCTCCTCAGCCTCTTTTCCAAGTCTTCTTGATTTTTGATTCCAGTGCATTATTCATTTCACTGGCAGTGGTTGTGGTTCAGACGTCAGTGGTGGTCATAGAAAACAAGGCCAAAAAACGGTTGATGGCTGTCATTAACAAACTTATGTGGTTGGCATGCGTGTTGATATCAGTTGCTTTTATAGCTTTGTCTTTCATAGTGGTAGGGGGCGATTCAATATGGTTGGCAATAACTGTGGCTGTCATAGGAACAATAGTAATGGTGACAACACTTGGTATACTTGGCTTCTTGGTAGTCAGACATCGGATTGAATCTTCCAATCATAAGAGTCTTAGGAGGTCTTCAATGAGTTTGTCAAAAACCTATTCATTTTCACCGGCATCCAATTCAGAGTATGTGCCGACTGATCACAAGACAATATATGCGCTGTGA